The sequence GGCTTTTGAGAAGTCCCTCGGATTATAACGAAAATGTGAAAATAGACCTTCACATACACTCAACCGCCTCAGACGGAACCTTATCACCTTTAGAAATTCTTCGCCTGGCTTGTACCCTAAAGCTGGGGGCTATTGCGATTACAGACCACGATACGGTCGAGGGTTCAAAAAAAGCCCTTGCACTGGAGATCCCCTCATCCATCAAATTCTTGACCGGTGTTGAAATCAGCGCTTCACCGCCGCCGTCTTTTTCCTGTCCCGGAAGTTTTCATATTCTGGGGTACGCACTCAACACCGATGATCCTGTTTTGAATCAAACACTTAAACAACTCCAACTGGCCAGAAAAAACCGGAATCCCCGGATTCTTAAGATCCTCAAAGAACTGGGCATTCATCTTACCTTAAACGAAGTCCTCCAAGAAGCAGGAGAATGTCAGCTTGGAAGACCTCACATTGCCCGGCTCATGGTAACAAAAGGCCATGTTCAATCGATTGACGAAGCTTTTGACAAATACCTTGGAAAGGGAAAGCCGGCATATGTTGATAAATATCGCCTTGACTGTGCCAAGGCTATCGAAATCATCCTCGGTGCCGGCGGCGTTCCGGTTTTGGCGCATCCCTTTCTTATCCAAGCCCGAAGTGATGAGGTCCTTGAAGATCTGATTATTGCTTTAACCCGAATGGGCCTGAAAGGAATAGAGGTTTATTATCCGAGACATCCGCCGGAACAAACCGACCGTTATGCCGAACTTGCAAAGCGCCACTGTTTATTAATGACGGGCGGCTCCGACTTTCACGGTTCTTTAACGCCGGAAATAAAAATGGGATCAGGCAAAGGAAACCTCTTTGTCCCATATGCTCTCTATCAAAGATTAATCCATAGCATTTAAGACGGAACTTTGGGGAAAACAGATGTTACCAACCGATCTTTCTGAACTGCAGCGCAACCTTTTATATGAATTTGAAAACATAACCCTTTTGGATGAATCGCTGCGGCACAGTTCGTTTGTCAACGAACAAACCGATCCGGACATTCGCGATAATGAACGACTCGAATTTTTGGGTGACGCGGTTTTAAATCTTGTTGTCGGCGACATCCTCATGCGGCGGTACCCGGACATTAAGGAAGGAGACCTGTCCAGGATGCGCGCCACTTTGGTTAATGAAGCTCAGTTGGCCACCATTGCCCGCACCGTCAACCTTGGTTCATATATACAACTCGGCAAAGGGGAAATTCAGACAAATGGGTGTGAGAAAAACTCCATACTTGCCAACACCTTTGAAGCCGTCATTGCCGCCATCTACTTAGACGGCGGTTTTGAAGCCGCCTACAAAATTATTGACGGGCATTTTTCGTCTTTGATCGATTCTATGACAACACCCGCAGCCAACTTCGATTACAAAAGCCGGATTCAGGAACTCGTCCAGGTAAGTCACGGAGAAATACCGGTCTATAGCGTTATTGATGAAAGCGGACCGGATCATGATAAGACCTTCAGGGTGCGGCTGAAACTGAAAGAGATTCAGGCAGAGGGTGAGGGCAAGAGCAAGAAGATGGCCGAACAGGATGCCGCCCGCAAAGCGCTTGAAATCTTAAAACCCGACGCTTAAAGGACCACATGACCCGTCCGTTTATCATCCCTGTTTTTTTACCCCACTACGGGTGCCCTCACCGCTGTATATTCTGTAACCAGACGGCGATAACGAGCAGGAAACAGAATTTTTTTCTTTCCGAAACGATCTTTTCGTGGATAAACGAGTTTTTGCGCCATAAAGGAAAACAGAGACATCCGGTTCAAATCGCTTTCTATGGCGGAAATTTTCTGGGACTAAAGACAGATGATATCAAACGTCTGCTTACGGAAGCGACCATGTTTGTAACGGCCGGAAAGGTCGACAGCATCAGATTCTCCACCCGGCCTGACACCATTAATCGTCGGCGCCTGGATATTATTAAACCGTTTCCGGTAACTACCATTGAAATCGGCGTCCAGTCCATGGATGACCAGGTTCTGGCCGCAGCCGGCCGGGGGCACACGGCCACAGACACGGAAAAGGCGGTGGCGCTGCTCAAAGAGCGCGCATATGAAATCGGTCTGCAAATGATGGTGGGGCTGCCCGGTGACAACGAAGCCAAATCCCTGGCTACAGGCCGCAGTCTCGCCGAACTTTCCCCTGGTTTTGTGAGAATTTATCCTACGATAGTGTTGGCAAACAGCCCCCTGGCCGAATTGTATCAAAACGGAGCCTATAGGCCCTGGTCTCTTGAGCGCTGTGTAACTGTAGTTAAAAACCTTTACCTTTTGTTCAAAGAAAAAAAAATTGCGGTCATCCGCATGGGGCTTCAGTCCTCGGAAGATCTGGATAAAGGTTCGACCATTCTGGCCGGCCCCTATCATCCGGCCTTCGGGCATCTGGTACATTCAGAAATTTTTCTGGACGCTGCCACGGCCGCCATAAGATCTGAAAAAAGCGATCGTGAAGCAATTGCATTAAAGGTTCATCCGCAAAGTATCTCCAAAATGAGAGGGTTGAACAATCAAAATGTAGAAATTCTTAAAAAAAAATTCAACATCAAATCTCTTCAAATTGTGCCGGACGCCACCCTTTCCCCAAACAGGCTGGTCGCCTTGGCATAAACCCGCCCCGCTGCCGCAGTTAAAAAACCACCGATAAACACATAATTTAATACAACATATGGAAATATTTTTTCCTTGACATACAACATATATTATCTTAAAAGGTGGAGAAACTCTTAACGTTGCAGCCTGAGACACTAGCATTCAAGTGAAATTATCAATAATGTTTTTCCGAATTTATTACCGTCTTTGAAGTTTAACAAATCTTAGCATTAAAAACTGCCGTAAGGCATTGATATAGTAACCCTTGATTTTTTTAAGGTGGATATTGGATCACATCGAAAATTTCTCTGAAGAACTTGAAGTTGGAGTTTTGGGCATGAAGTGGCGCAACATCAGTAAAAACTGCCCGTGCCGTAAGGGTGATCGATGCGTCAACGGCCTGACATGCAACGAGCAAAATTGTTTTCTGCGTAATGGCAAAAGGCCCGCGTTGATGAGACCTATATCTATCCCGGATATTTCATGAAGTTTTTGAGAATGAACGTCTCAAACTCGTGAAAAATCCGGGCTAAAGGAAGATGGACCATTTCAAGATTCTAAATTTAAGCAAGGAGCCTTTTTCCAAAAGATGCTCCAAAAGCACCCCAACTTTACCGATCGAATTAACCTCTATCATAGTTTGGGCCCCATGAATTTTCGTGATACCAGGTCGATGATCCGATTTCGACTTAAGCAGTCGAGCGGGGGCTCCGCTATACCAACGCTTTTCACTTACCCGGCTTTATGGTCTATCTACCGTGCCACCGGGGGATATCCGCGCAAAATCATCAACCTTTGCCATCAGAGCATCCTGGCAATGATTGTTGAGAATCGAAACAAAGTCGGCTGGCTATTGGTGCGTTCATCTGCAAGCCGATTATTTCAAAAGCGGCATCAGAATCTGCACAGAATTGCGGCGGCGGCGTTCACCGGATTGGCGGCGGCCGCAATCATCGCCGTGCTGCTGCCAGGACGATTGCAACTTCCCATTACCTGGAAAGCCAACGATCCGAAAATGCCGCCGGTTTCCAATCAGGCCGCTCTTGCACTCATCGCCACAGATCAAACAAGAGATACATCCGCACCCATATCCGC comes from Candidatus Desulfatibia profunda and encodes:
- the rnc gene encoding ribonuclease III, with product MLPTDLSELQRNLLYEFENITLLDESLRHSSFVNEQTDPDIRDNERLEFLGDAVLNLVVGDILMRRYPDIKEGDLSRMRATLVNEAQLATIARTVNLGSYIQLGKGEIQTNGCEKNSILANTFEAVIAAIYLDGGFEAAYKIIDGHFSSLIDSMTTPAANFDYKSRIQELVQVSHGEIPVYSVIDESGPDHDKTFRVRLKLKEIQAEGEGKSKKMAEQDAARKALEILKPDA
- a CDS encoding radical SAM protein, which codes for MTRPFIIPVFLPHYGCPHRCIFCNQTAITSRKQNFFLSETIFSWINEFLRHKGKQRHPVQIAFYGGNFLGLKTDDIKRLLTEATMFVTAGKVDSIRFSTRPDTINRRRLDIIKPFPVTTIEIGVQSMDDQVLAAAGRGHTATDTEKAVALLKERAYEIGLQMMVGLPGDNEAKSLATGRSLAELSPGFVRIYPTIVLANSPLAELYQNGAYRPWSLERCVTVVKNLYLLFKEKKIAVIRMGLQSSEDLDKGSTILAGPYHPAFGHLVHSEIFLDAATAAIRSEKSDREAIALKVHPQSISKMRGLNNQNVEILKKKFNIKSLQIVPDATLSPNRLVALA
- a CDS encoding PHP domain-containing protein; its protein translation is MKIDLHIHSTASDGTLSPLEILRLACTLKLGAIAITDHDTVEGSKKALALEIPSSIKFLTGVEISASPPPSFSCPGSFHILGYALNTDDPVLNQTLKQLQLARKNRNPRILKILKELGIHLTLNEVLQEAGECQLGRPHIARLMVTKGHVQSIDEAFDKYLGKGKPAYVDKYRLDCAKAIEIILGAGGVPVLAHPFLIQARSDEVLEDLIIALTRMGLKGIEVYYPRHPPEQTDRYAELAKRHCLLMTGGSDFHGSLTPEIKMGSGKGNLFVPYALYQRLIHSI